The Oecophyllibacter saccharovorans sequence GGTGGCGCTTCTTCAAGAGGGTTTTCCCCAGCTCAGTTCTCTTTGAGGCCCCTCTGAACCGTGTCTCCAGAGCGTGTTTCCATCTGCCCGGCCATCTGAACGCCTTCTGCTCAAACCGCCCTGTCCTTTCCCAGCCCGCCCCTCATCAGCTGCTGGGACATCTCCATATTTTCCCGTTGGCCCGCTGAACCCTCGAAATGCCTGACAACGAAACCCCTCCTTCCGGCTCTTTCTCTGCCCGCGCTGCCAACCGCTCGGCAGAACGCCTGCGCGCCGGCACGGAGAAGATGGCCAGTAACAGGGGCAAAAAGATCCGCGGGAATTCCGCTGCCAATACGGCCCCTAAATCTCCCAAAGGGAGCCTTTTGTCGCGGCTTACCTTCGGCAGACGCGGGAACAACCCTGCCGCCTCGCCCGGCCGCTCCCCTAAACCCTCCCTCAGCTGGGAAGAGCGCAGCCATAGTCGCCTGATCACTGTCGGCATGGGTTTTCTGTTTCTGTATGGCGCCGTCAGCTTCAAGGCGCTGCTCGCGACTGTCCTGACACCCATGGCCCCTCTGCCGAACCAGATGGGACCTCAGGTGCCGGTCATTCCCACTCCTGACCCAAAGGCCCTCATGAGCGGTGGTTTCGCATTGCCGAATGTTCACCGTGCGACGATCACCGATCGCAACGGCCAGCCGCTGGCTCTCTCCCTGCCTGTCGTGCAGGTCTATGCCAATCCAATGGAGATCATCAGCGCCGAGGAAGCCGCGGCCAAGATCCACAGGGTGTTGCCTGACACCGACCTCCAGAAACTTACCCTTCGCCTGAAGCAGAAAAAACAGTTCGTTTATCTGGCACGCAACATCTCCCCCACCCAGGAACTTGCCATCAACAATCTGGGCATTCCCGGCATCTATTTTGAACAGGGAGAACGACGGCATTATCCGCTCGGCCGCACGGCTGCCCAGATCATGGGCAGCGTGGATATTGATGATCACGGCGTGGCCGGTATCGAGAAATATTTCGACAAGCGCCTGAACAGCGATACCACGCCTCTGCGCCTGTCACTGGATACGCGCGTTCAGGCGGCTGTGCGCGATGAGCTTCAGGCAGCCAAGGATCATTTCCGGGCCATCGGGGGAAGCGCCATCCTCATGGACGTGCGCAGCGGTGAAATCCTTGCCATGGTCAGCCTGCCGGATTTTGACGCCAACGATTTCGGCCATGCCCCTTCAGATGCCCGTTTCAACCGTGCCGTCACAGGCATGTACGAGCCCGGCTCCACCTTCAAGCTCCAGACAGCCGCCATGGCGCTGGAGTTGGGTTATGCGCATATCTGGGACCGTTTTTCGACAGTGCCGATCCATATCGGTCGCTTCACCATTTCCGATCTCAAGACCGACCATTTCGCTCCCTGGCTCTCCCTGCCGGCCGTCATGGCTTATTCCTCCAACCCTGCTGCGGCCCATATCGCTCTTGATGCCGGGGCCAAGCGCCAGCAGGACTGGCTGAAGGGGATGGGGTTTTTCAGCCGCGTGCCGGTGGAACTGCCTGAAGCCGGGCGGCCCATCGTGCCTTCGCGCCAGAACTGGGGGCACACGACTGTCATGACCGTGGGCTTCGGCCATGGCGTGGCTGAATCCCCCCTTGCCATCGTGCGCGGCACGGCGGCGACAGGTAATGGCGGTGTTCTGGTCACCCCGACCCTGGTGGCGCAATCCACGCCCAGCGATGACCAGGGAGAGCCCATCCCCCAGGGCCAGCGTGTCATGTCGGAAAGAAATTCCGAACTTATCCGCAAAATCCTGCGTCTCGTGGTTACGAAAGGGATCGGCAAACGCGCAGAAAGCCAGGGCTATTTCGTCGGCGGAAAAACAGGGACTGCCGAGAAGATCGGCGCCAACGGGCGCTACCTGAAGCATGTCAACATCACGGCCTTTACAGGGCTGTTTCCCATGAACCATCCCCGTTACGCCCTGTATGTCATGCTTGATGAACCGCACGGCACGGCAGAGACCCATGGCTGGACCACTGCGGGCTGGATTGCGGCCCCGCTCTTCTCCCATATCGTGACACGCACCGCGCCCATGCTCGGAT is a genomic window containing:
- a CDS encoding peptidoglycan D,D-transpeptidase FtsI family protein, with translation MPDNETPPSGSFSARAANRSAERLRAGTEKMASNRGKKIRGNSAANTAPKSPKGSLLSRLTFGRRGNNPAASPGRSPKPSLSWEERSHSRLITVGMGFLFLYGAVSFKALLATVLTPMAPLPNQMGPQVPVIPTPDPKALMSGGFALPNVHRATITDRNGQPLALSLPVVQVYANPMEIISAEEAAAKIHRVLPDTDLQKLTLRLKQKKQFVYLARNISPTQELAINNLGIPGIYFEQGERRHYPLGRTAAQIMGSVDIDDHGVAGIEKYFDKRLNSDTTPLRLSLDTRVQAAVRDELQAAKDHFRAIGGSAILMDVRSGEILAMVSLPDFDANDFGHAPSDARFNRAVTGMYEPGSTFKLQTAAMALELGYAHIWDRFSTVPIHIGRFTISDLKTDHFAPWLSLPAVMAYSSNPAAAHIALDAGAKRQQDWLKGMGFFSRVPVELPEAGRPIVPSRQNWGHTTVMTVGFGHGVAESPLAIVRGTAATGNGGVLVTPTLVAQSTPSDDQGEPIPQGQRVMSERNSELIRKILRLVVTKGIGKRAESQGYFVGGKTGTAEKIGANGRYLKHVNITAFTGLFPMNHPRYALYVMLDEPHGTAETHGWTTAGWIAAPLFSHIVTRTAPMLGLFPPDPTRAAQIEASLAMPMNPSVPRGARPLGPGNDPGALPPPHPHHPHPSQTPAL